Below is a window of Oncorhynchus clarkii lewisi isolate Uvic-CL-2024 chromosome 19, UVic_Ocla_1.0, whole genome shotgun sequence DNA.
tggccccttacactaagtctgaatttgtcctgctaggtgaacTAAACCtgttaaaccacctgaccaagtcctaaagcaatagGACTCCctcaatctttctcagattatcaccaatcccacaaggtatgactccaaacacccagaaaaggctactctcctcgatggTATCCTTACAAATAATCCTGAtgggtatcagtctggtgttttctgtaatgaccttagtgatcactgttttacagcctgtgttcgtaatggctgctcagtgaaacaacctgttctgatttgtcatagacgcttgctaaaaaactttcatgagcaagccttccttcgtgatctggcctctgtaaaatggtatagaatcagcttgatctcaggctatccggaaggccaaagttagttactttaaggagcagttctctctctgtgggtctaaccccaagaagttctggaaaacggttaaagacctggagaataaaccctcctcctcacagctgcccatgtcccttaatgttgatgatgtgtttgttactgacaagaagcacatggctgaacTCTTTAaccaccacttcattaagtcaggattcctatttgactcagccattcCTCCTttcccgtccaacatttcctcatctaccaccccttctaatgtgactatcccgatgcttctccctctttttcccctgccccgctacaaagtttctccctgcaggcagtcactgagtccgaggtgctaaaggagctccttaaacctAACCCCCAAAAagcatctgggtcagatggtttagaccctttcttctttaaggttgctgcccctatcatcacaAAGCATGTATCTCCTTTATGGGGAGgatcccattgcttggaaggcacagttcgtcctttatttaaagggggagatcaagctgatcctaactgttacaggcctatttctattttgccctgttaatccaaagtgctggaaaaACTTGTCTAAAATAAACTGACGGCTTTCTTAATGTCTATAGTATACTCTCGAGTATGCAATCTGGtatccgctcaggttatggatgtgtcactgcaaccttaaaggttctcaatgatgtcaccattgcccttgattccaAGCAATATTGTgcttgacttggccaaagcttttgataccgtagaccattccattcttgtctgccggctaaggagtattggtgtttctgaggggtctttggcctggtttgctaactaactACCtatctcaaagagtgcagtgtataaagtcagaaaatctgctgtctcagacaCTGCCTGTCaacaagggagtaccccaaggctcaatcctaggccccacgttcttctcaatttacatcaacaacatacagtTAGAATTAGTtgtactgttgaagtcggaagtttacatacactaaggttggagtcattaaaacttgttttccaaccactccccaaatttcttgttaacaaactagttttggcaagtcagataggacatctactttgtgcatgacacaaatcatttttccaacaattgtttacagacagattatgtcactgtatcacaattccagtgggtcagaagaatacgtacactaagttgactgtgcctttaaacagcttggaaaattcgaAAAAAATGAAGTTGTGGCTTTAGATGcttggtaggctaattgacatcgtttgagtcaattagaggtgtacctgtggatgcatctccaggcctaccttcaaactcagtgcctctttgcttgacatcatgggaaaatctaaaaatatcagccaagacctcagaaaaaaaattgtagacctccacaagtctggttcgtccttgagagcaatttccaaatgcctgaaggtaccaagttcatctatacaaacaatagtacgcaagtataaacaccatgggaccacgaagccgccataccactcaggaaggagacacattctgtctcctacagatgaacatactttggttcaaaaagtgcaaatcaatcccagaaaaacagcaaaggaccttgtgaagatgctggaggaaacaggtacagaagtatctatatccacattaaaacgagtTCTAAATCAACATAACCAAAATGgctgctcagcaaagaagaagccactgctccaaaaccgccataaaaaagccagactacggtttgcaactgcacatgcggacaaagatcgtacattttggaggaatgtcctctggtctattgaaacaaaaaatagaacagtttggccataatgaccattattatgtttggaagaaaaagggggaggcttgcaagccacagaacaccatcccaactgtgaagcacgggggtggcagcatcatgttgtgggggtgcttttctgcatgaggcactggtgcacttcacaaaatagatggcatcatgaggaagaatattatgtggatatgttgaagaaacatcaatcaggaagttaaagcttggtcacaaatggaccatgtccccaagcatacatccaaaatTATggccaaatggcttaaggacaacaagtcaatgtattggagtggccatcacaaagccctgacctcaatcctatagaaaatgtgtgggcagaactgaaaaagcgtgcgcgagcaaggaggcctacaaacctgactccgttacaccagctctgccaggaggaatgggccaaaattcatgcaacttattgtggaaagctacctgaaatgtttgacccaagttaaactatttaaagtcaatgctaccaaatactaattgagtgtatgtaaacttctcacccactgggaatgtgatgaaagaaataaaataaaaaataaaaatcaaaagctgaaataaaagctgaaataaatcgttctctctactgttattctgacatttcacattcttaaaataaagtgttgatcctaactgacctaaaacagggaatttttactaggattaaatgtcaggaattgtgaaaaacttagtttaaatgtatttggctaaggtgtatgtaaacatccgacttcaactgtagttcaggcagtaggaagctctctcatccatttatatgcagatgatacaggcCCCTctccggattttgtgttaaatgctctacaacaaagctttcttattGTCCatcaagctttctctacccttatccttgttctgaacacctccaaaacaaaggtcacgtggtttggtaagaagaatgcccctcttcccacaggtgtcaagctctaaaccctcagaggtagtagtcacctactaactaactaactaactactacctctgagggtttagagcttgaggtagtcacctcataaaagtacttgggagtatggctagacagtaaactgtccttctctcagcacacaccaaagctgcaggctaaagttaaatatagacttggtttcctctatcgtaatagctcctctttcaccctagctgccaaactaaccctgattcagatgaccatcctacccatgctagattactgAGATCATTTATATCTCGGCAGGTAatggtgctctcgagcggctagatattctttaccattcggcaatcagattttccaccaatgctccttataggacacatcactgcactctatactcctctgtaaactggtcgtctctgtatacccgtcacaagacccactggttgatgcttatttataaaaccctcttaggcctcactcccccctgtctgagatacctactgcagccctcaccctccacatacaacacctgttctgccagtcacattcgtTTAAAGGTCCCAAAGCACCCACATCCCTGAGTCGCACCTCTTTTCAGAGTTGCAGCTAGCGACtgaaacgagctgcaacaaacactcaaactggatagttctcaatctcttcattcatagactcaatcatggacactcttactgacagtcgaggctgctttgtatgatgtattgttgtctctaccttcatgctgttgactttgcccaataatgtttgtaccttgtttgtgctgctaccatgctgtgttgctaccatgctgtgttgtcatgttttgctgCCTTGTTacgttgtcttaggtctctctttatgtagtgttgtgtctcttgtgtcacgaaccggctcaaagttcgtaacaaaaagggagataacgtggagataaggaataacaaaacatatttattaACTGAAGTAAACTAAATAaaattaacaatggtgtgtgtcgtcagtaatcagtagtgtaagtgtgcataaatgtgataatgaggggttttgaaaggtgccaaagcaaacaaacaaacaaacaaacaggccACAAAAAATGCCACAACGAAAATCTATCAGTGCATCAGCATGGAGAGAGTTtcctcaatgaatggggaagaTGGTGTGTCCCATGTCGCTGACGAACCTCCCAGCTCCGCACGCcgacatcctaataaggaaaacaagagcaaagagaaagaattgggcagacagagtgggagggtcgtcacacttgttgtgatgtgtgttttgtccctatatttatattgtatttattgttTTAATCCCAAacccccgtccctgcaggaggccttttaccttttggtaggccatcattgtaaataagaatttgttcttaactgacttgcctagctaaataaaggtccaatatataattaaaataaaaaaaaatgtaagttatTTTTTTTTGTATCATCCGTAGATCTATAACAGAGTTGGTATATAAAAAGAACATGAGATGTGATAAGACCAATTTAGTAATATACAATGAACATATTTATCATACAAAAGAGCCCAAACTCCGAGTGATGTTTCAAATGTTTACTCAGCAAAGATACACAACTGGATACAGTACATTGAATACAGTGCAGTGTCCACTTATACCCTTAGTTCTCACCCCCTCCCTTCCACAAAGATATACTTCAGTACTTTTCCATCAGCCAGGATTTCTCCATGCTCCTCCGTGCACACCACAGGAGAGTTATTGGGAGTACACATtcctacagtccactacagtcaaCTAAATAATTATACTCTTCTCATACACAAAGAGCTTAACCTAACACTACTTTAATTTAATTTACAATCAGATGGagaaaaaaatatcacattttattggtcacagcaAAAGCTACATGCCAAACAATGTCAACAATATCAGAAAAGAGGAATCATTATATGAGCAAGCATTGTCTTGTCTTGACTGTGCAAGCAATAGAAATCACGCCAATTGACAGTAGCATAACAGCTGAGAGTTAGTAATGATTGATCATTCTCCGTTCATGGTGGATGTACTTGGGGAGGGGTGTACTGTAGACTACATACTATGTTTTACAGACTGTGGAAAAGCAGATGTGCTGGTTTGATTTCACCCTATTTGGAAATGACCAACTTGCAATTCAGGTCACTCTGTGTTTTGATGCTCCATAGTTTGTACACAACATCGCACCAAAGATCCTTTGCGTCTTCTTTCTTGATCACCTCAGTAATTTTGAACACTTCATAGGGTGGAATCAACACCACCTTCTCATCTTGACACACTGAGTATGGGTTGATGGAAGCGCCAAAACATGTCTTTATCTCAAAGCAGGACTTCTCTCCAAAATGTGTCAAGTCCTTTCGGAAAGAGCTGGAGGCAAAGAAGCCAAAACGCATTTCCGTGTTCACTTTACCTGTAAACTCCATGTTGGTTCTTCTGTATGTGGTGTAACAGCGGTTTTGGTCTGGGTTTTCTTTCAGGAGGAGAATAGCTTCAGTCAGCAGGAAATGCAGGGAGCGGAACTTGAAGGACGAGGTGTAGACTGAATTACCGGTGCGACATGCTTCgttaaaaacattgtatattGCTGGGTGTCGTGCACTGTAAGCACAGAGAGCCTGGATAGGCTGCAGTGTAAGATTGTCTGTAATGGTCTTGCTTCTTGCACACTTTTCTGCTGTCGTCCAGGATTGTTTGAAGATATCAGTTAGGCTTTTATCCTCCTCAAGATATTTGTTATTTACGCGCCAATACATTTTCGGTCTACAGCCGTTGTACATGTCGTCAACAGAGGTCGGGACCATGTTCAGGGGAATTGGAGGAGAGACAGTAGGAACACCATCCGttttctgtagagagagagaacataactacctaaatcacactgactgtatagagaacataactacctaaatcacactgactgtagagagaacataactaccagaatcacactgactgtagagagagaaaacataactacctgaatcacactgactgtagagagagaacataaccacctgaatcacactgactgtagagagagaacataaccacctgaatcacactgactgtatagagaacataactacctaaattacactgactgtatagagaacataactacctgaatcacactgactgtagagagagaacataaccacctgaatcacactgactgtagagagagaacataactaccagaatcacactgactgtagagagaacataactaccagaatcacactgactgtagagagagaacataactacctgaatcacactgactgtagagagagaacataaccacctgaatcacactgactgtagagagagaacataactacctaaatcacactgactgtagagagaacataaccacctgaatcacactgactgtatagagaacataaccacctgaatcacactgactgtatagagaacataaccacctgaatcacactgactgtagagagagaacataaccacctgaatcacactgactgtatagagaacataaccacctgaatcacactgactgtagagagagaacataactacctaaatcacactgactgtatagagagaacataactacctgaatcacactgactgtagagagagaacataactacctaaatcacactgactgtagagagagaacataactacctgaatcacactgactgtatagagagaacataactacctgaatcacactgactgtatagagagaacacaactacctgaatcacactgactgtatagagaacataaccacctgaatcacactgactgtatagagaacataaccacctgaatcacactgactgtatagagaacataaccacctgaataacactgactgtatagagaacataaccacctgaatcacactgactgtagagagagaacataactacctaaatcacactgactgtatagagagagcataactacctgaatcacactgactgtatagagaacataactacctaaatcacactgactgtagagagaacataactacctgaatcacactgactgtatagagaacataactacctgaatcacactgactgtagagagaacataactacctgaatcacactgactgtagagagaacataactacctgaatcacactgactgtagagagagaacataactacctgaatcacactgactgtatagagaacataactacctgaatcacactgactgtatagagaacataactacctaaatcacactgactgtagagagaacataactacctgaatcacactgactgtagagagagaacataactacctaaatcacactgactgtagagagagaacataactacctgaatcacactgactgtatagagagaacataactacctgaatcacactgactgtatagagagaacataactacctgaatcacactgactgtatagagaacataaccacctgaatcacactgactgtatagagaacataactacctaaatcacactgactgtagagagagaacataactacctgaatcacactgactgtagagagagaacataactacctgaatcactctgactgtatagagagaacataactacctgaatcacactgactgtatagagagaacataactacctaaatcacactgactgtagagagagaacataactacctgaatcacactgactgtagagagagaacataaccacctgaatcacactgactgtatagagaacataactacctgaatcacactgactgtatagagaacataactacctgaatcacactgactgtagagagaacataactacctaaatcacactgactgtatagagagagcataactacctgaatcacactgactgtatagagaacataactacctaaatcacactgactgtagagagaacataactacctgaatcacactgactgtatagagaacataactacctgaatcacactgactgtagagagaacataactacctgaatcacactgactgtagagagaacataactacctgaatcacactgactgtagagagagaacataactacctgaatcacactgactgtatagagaacataactacctgaatcacactgactgtatagagaacataactacctaaatcacactgactgtagagagaacataactacctgaatcacaatgactgtagagagagaacataactacctaaatcacactgactgtagagagagaacataactacctgaatcacactgactgtatagagagaacataactacctgaatcacactgactgtatagagagaacataactacctgaatcacactgactgtatagagaacataactacctgaatcacactgactgtatagagaacataactacctgaatcacactgactgtagagagaacataactacctaaatcacactgactgtagagagaacataactacctaaatcacactgactgtagagagagaacataactacctgaatcacactgactgtagagagagaacataactacctgaatcacactgactgtatagagagaacataactacctgaatcacactgactgtatagagagaacataactacctgaatcacactgactgtatagagagaacataactacctaaatcacactgactgtagagagagaacataaccacctgaatcacactgactgtagagagaacataactacctgaatcacactgactgtagagagagaacataactacctgaatcacactgactgtatagagagaacataactacctgaatcacactgactgtatagagagaacataactacctgaatcacactgactgtatagagagaacataactacctaaatcacactgactgtagagagagaacataactacctgaatcacactgactgtagagagagaacataaccacctgaatcacactgactgtatagagaacataactacctgaatcacactgactgtatagagaacataactacctgaatcacactgactgtagagagaacataactacctaaatcacactgactgtagagagaacataactacctaaatcacactgactgtagagagagaacataactacctgaatcacactgactgtagagagagaacataactacctgtatcacactgactgtatagagagaacataactacctgaatcacactgactgtatagagagaacataactacctgaatcacactgactgtatagagagaacataactacctaaatcacactgactgtagagagagaacataaccacctgaatcacactgactgtagagagaacataactacctgaatcacactgactgtagagagagaacataactacctgaatcacactgactgtagagagagaacataaccacctgaatcacactgactgtatagagaacataactacctgaatcacactgactgtatagagaacataactacctgaatcacactgactgtagagagaacataactacctaaatcacactgactgtagagagaacataactacctaaatcacactgactgtagagagagaacataactacctgaatcacactgactgtagagagagaacataactacctgaatcacactgactgtatagagagaacataactacctgaatcacactgactgtatagagagaacataactacctgaatcacactgactgtatagagagaacataactacctaaatcacactgactgtagagagagaacataaccacctgaatcacactgactgtagagagaacataactacctgaatcacactgactgtatagagagaacataactacctaaatcacactgactgtatagagaacataactaccagaatcacactgactgtatagagaacataaccacctgaatcacactgactgtatagagaacataactacctgaatcacactgactgtatagagagaacataactacctaaatcacactgactgtagagagagaacataaccacctgaatcacactgactgtagagagagaacataactacctgaatcacactgactgtagagagagaacataaccacctgaatcacactgactgtatagagaacataactacctgattcacactgactgtagagagagaacataactacctgaatcacactgactgtatagagaacataactacctaaatcacactgactgtagagagaacataactacctgaatcactctgactgtatagagaacataactacctgaatcacactgactgtagagagaacataactacctgaatcacactgactgtagagagaacataactacctgaatcacactgactgtagagagagaacataactacctgaatcacactgactgtatagagaacataactacctgaatcacactgactgtatagagaacataactacctaaatcacactgactgtagagagaacataactacctgaatcacactgactgtagagagagaacataactacctaaatcacactgactgtagagagagaacataactacctgaatcacactgactgtatagagagaacataactacctgaatcacactgactgtatagagagaacataactacctgaatcacactgactgtatagagaacataaccacctgaatcacactgactgtatagagaacataactacctaaatcacactgactgtagagagagaacataactacctgaatcacactgactgtagagagagaacataactacctgaatcacactgactgtatagagagaacataactacctgaatcacactgactgtatagagagaacataactacctaaatcacactgactgtagagagagaacataactacctgaatcacactgactgtagagagagaacataaccacctgaatcacactgactgtatagagaacataactacctgaatcacactgactgtatagagaacataactacctgaatcacactgactgtagagagaacataactacctaaatcacactgactgtatagagagagcataactacctgaatcacactgactgtatagagaacataactacctaaatcacactgactgtagagagaacataactacctgaatcacact
It encodes the following:
- the LOC139375519 gene encoding NAD(P)(+)--arginine ADP-ribosyltransferase 2-like, coding for MVTPVGWEPLVETPVPPPRHRIGASKGPKTDGVPTVSPPIPLNMVPTSVDDMYNGCRPKMYWRVNNKYLEEDKSLTDIFKQSWTTAEKCARSKTITDNLTLQPIQALCAYSARHPAIYNVFNEACRTGNSVYTSSFKFRSLHFLLTEAILLLKENPDQNRCYTTYRRTNMEFTGKVNTEMRFGFFASSSFRKDLTHFGEKSCFEIKTCFGASINPYSVCQDEKVVLIPPYEVFKITEVIKKEDAKDLWCDVVYKLWSIKTQSDLNCKLVISK